One window of Phalacrocorax aristotelis chromosome 26, bGulAri2.1, whole genome shotgun sequence genomic DNA carries:
- the ZC3H10 gene encoding LOW QUALITY PROTEIN: zinc finger CCCH domain-containing protein 10 (The sequence of the model RefSeq protein was modified relative to this genomic sequence to represent the inferred CDS: inserted 3 bases in 2 codons) — protein MGIRRGGPALPVRPGGAVTGRSAWGPAAAVAAAAAKMPDRDGYNNSSSGDEVGANADDICRDFLRNVCKRGKRCRFRHPDISEVTNLGVRKNEFIFCHDFQNKECVRLNCRFIHGTKEDEDCYKKTGELPPRLRQKVAAGLGLSXADLPNSKEEVPICRDFLKGDCQRGTKCKFQHLQRDYEYEARGMAHPRAGXIVPAVRRYDPYDPIYDSDRYDDHDPVLKRRRVDGLHFETYEYSFTSPRTVEYRLLEEENIMLRKRVEDLKKQVNNLLATNEVLLEQNAQFRNQAKVMTLSSTATATEQTLAPTVGTVTNYNHSIAQTHTTLSSQALQPRPVSQQDLVAPAGAQAAPPANAAPPLNPEITPLSAALAQTIAQGMAPPVSMAPVAVSVAPVAVSMAQPLGGITMSHATTPMVTYPIASQSMRITAMPH, from the exons ATGGGGATCCGGCGGGGGGGCCCCGCCCTCCCGGTGCGCCCCGGCGGGGCTGTCACCGGGCGAAG TGCCTGGGGCCccgcggcggcggtggcggcagCAGCGGCGAAGATGCCCGACCGCGACGGCtacaacaacagcagcagcggCGATGAGGTGGGCGCCAACGCCGACGACATCTGCCGCGATTTCCTGCGCAACGTCTGCAAGCGAGGCAAGCGCTGCCGCTTCCGGCACCCCGACATCAGCGAGGTCACCAACCTGGGTGTGCGCAAGAACGAGTTCATCTTCTGCCACGACTTCCAGAACAAGGAGTGCGTCCGGCTCAACTGCCGCTTCATCCACGGCACCAAGGAGGACGAGGACTGCTACAAGAAGACGGGGGAGCtgcccccccgcctgcggcaGAAGGTGGCCGCTGGGCTGGGCCTCT CGGCCGACCTGCCCAACAGCAAGGAGGAGGTGCCCATCTGCAGGGACTTCTTGAAGGGCGACTGCCAGCGTGGCACCAAGTGCAAGTTCCAGCACCTGCAGCGGGACTACGAGTACGAGGCGCGAGGCATGGCCCACCCGCGAGCAGG CATCGTCCCCGCCGTCCGCCGCTACGACCCCTACGACCCCATCTACGACTCCGACCGCTACGATGACCACGACCCCGTGCTGAAGCGGCGGCGCGTGGATGGGCTGCATTTTGAGACCTATGAGTACAGCTTCACCAGCCCGCGGACGGTGGAGTAccggctgctggaggaggagaacaTCATGCTGCGCAAGCGTGTGGAGGATCTCAAGAAGCAGGTGAACAACCTGCTGGCCACCAAcgaggtgctgctggagcagaacGCCCAGTTCCGCAACCAGGCCAAGGTGATGACGCTGAGCTccaccgccaccgccaccgAGCAGACTCTGGCCCCGACGGTGGGCACTGTCACCAACTACAACCACAGCATCGCCCAGACCCACACCACGCTCAGCAGCCAGGCTCTCCAGCCCCGGCCCGTTTCCCAACAGGATTTGGTAGCTCCCGCCGGAGCCCAGGCGGCTCCCCCTGCCAACGCCGCTCCCCCCCTGAACCCTGAAATCACCCCGCTCTCGGCCGCCTTGGCCCAGACCATCGCGCAGGGCATGGCCCCCCCTGTCTCCATGGCGCCGGTGGCCGTCTCGGTGGCGCCAGTGGCCGTCTCGATGGCGCAGCCGCTGGGCGGGATCACCATGAGCCACGCCACCACCCCCATGGTGACGTACCCCATCGCCTCCCAGAGCATGAGGATAACGGCCATGCCCCACTGA
- the PA2G4 gene encoding proliferation-associated protein 2G4, translating into MSGEEEAAELTIAEDLVVTKYKMGGDIANRVLRAVVEAANSGVSVLCLCEKGDAMIMEETGKIFKKEKEMKKGIAFPTSISVNNCVCHFSPLKSDQDYILKEGDLVKIDLGVHVDGFIANVAHSFVIDASKENPVSGRKADVIKAAHLCAEAALRLVKPGNQNTQVTDAWNKIAHSFHCTPIEGMLSHQLKQHVIDGEKTIIQNPTDQQKKDHEKAEFEVHEVYAVDVLVSSGEGKAKDAGQRTTIYKRDPSKQYGLKMKTSRAFFSEVERRFDTMPFTLRAFEDEKKARMGVVECAKHELLQPFNVLYEKEGEFVAQFKFTVLLMPNGPMRITSGPFEPEVYKSEFEVQDGELKALLQSSASRKTQKKKKKKASKNAENATTGETAEENEAGD; encoded by the exons ATGTCGGGCGAGGAGGAGGCGGCCGAGCTCACTATCGCCGAGGACCTGGTGGTGACCAAGTACAAGATGGGGGGGGACATCGCCAACC GGGTCCTGCGTGCGGTGGTCGAAGCGGCGAACTCCGGAGTGTCGGTTCTCTGCCTGTGCGAGAAGGGAGATGCCATGATCATGGAGGAGACTGGCAAGATCttcaagaaggagaaagaaatgaaaaaag GTATTGCCTTCCCAACGAGTATATCAGTAAATAACTGTGTCTGTCACTTCTCCCCCCTGAAGAGCGACCAAGACTACATCCTCAAAGAAGGAGACTTGGTCAAAAT TGACTTGGGAGTCCATGTCGATGGCTTCATAGCGAATGTAGCACACAGTTTTGTCATAGATGCCTCAAAG GAAAACCCTGTGTCAGGCCGTAAAGCTGATGTCATCAAGGCGGCTCATCTCTGTGCCGAAGCTGCTCTGCGCTTGGTAAAGCCTGGAAATCAG AACACACAAGTGACAGACGCGTGGAACAAAATAGCCCACTCGTTTCACTGCACGCCGATTGAAG GGATGCTGTCGCACCAGCTGAAACAGCATGTGATCGATGGAGAGAAAACAATCATCCAGAACCCTACAGACCAGCAAAA gaAGGAccatgaaaaagcagaatttgaggTTCATGAAGTTTACGCTGTTGATGTTCTCGTCAGCAGTGGAGAGGGAAAG GCAAAGGACGCTGGACAGAGAACTACAATTTACAAAAGGGACCCCTCCAAACAGTACGGCTTGAAGATGAAAACCTCCCGTGCCTTTTTCAGTGAGGTGGAGAGGCGCTTTGATACTATGCCATTTACTCTCAG GGCATTTGAGGATGAGAAGAAGGCCAGGATGGGGGTGGTGGAATGCGCCAAGCACGAGCTGCTCCAGCCTTTCAACGTCCTCTACGAAAAGGAAG GAGAGTTTGTTGCACAGTTCAAATTCACAGTGCTTTTAATGCCCAACGGTCCTATGAGGATAACCAGCGGCCCCTTTGAACCGGAAGTCTACAAGTCGGAGTTTGAGGTGCAAGATGGAGAACTGAAG GCCCTTCTACAAAGTTCTGCAAGCCGGAAgacccagaaaaagaagaaaaagaag GCCTCCAAGAACGCAGAGAACGCCACCACGGGAGAGACGGCGGAAGAGAACGAGGCTGGCGACTGA
- the ESYT1 gene encoding LOW QUALITY PROTEIN: extended synaptotagmin-1 (The sequence of the model RefSeq protein was modified relative to this genomic sequence to represent the inferred CDS: inserted 2 bases in 2 codons; deleted 2 bases in 2 codons; substituted 1 base at 1 genomic stop codon) — MERRGAGAAALGALGRRLLWALPAYAAGLLGLGAGALLLALALYAGWRRRRRARERGMRLAARLQHDEEAAVRAAAAGLGAARGELPAWVSFPDVERAEWLNKVLAQAWPFFGQYMEKLLVENIAPSIRASNTHLQTFTFTKVDMGEKPLRVLGVRAHPGAHKKQILLDLNIRXLRGDVQIDVEVKKFFCKAGVKGMQLHGMLRIXLEPLLGDVPIVGALTMFFIRRPTLDINWXGMTNLLDIPGLSSMSDTMIMDAISSYLVLPNRLLVPLVPNLHEAAQLRCPLPRGVVRVHLRGARDLRSKDRFMGGLVEGKSDPYAVLRVGTQVVTSRVIDDNLNPTWNEVYEFIVHEVPGQEVEVELFDKDPDQDDLLGRMKLDFGEVLKARVLEEWFPLQEGGQGRLHLRLEWLSLMSDTSKLEQVLERNRAIVTKPDPPSAAILVVNLDRAEELPMKKTGKEPNPMVQVSVQDVTRESKVVYNTTAPVWEDAFRFFLHDPVNQDVDIQVKDDPRQSTLGSLSLPLARLLDAPELTLDQPFQLQHSGPGSRLYMKLVLRVLYLDAPENSGPTPPPPGQPDPPASAGGTHRPTHASPDHRFGTEQVLRIHLLEAENLIAKDNFFKGVVRGRSDPYAKVRVAGRVFRSRVIKEDLNPRWNEVYEVIVDNVPGQDVEFDLFDKDIDKDDFLGRCKVPLRQVLGNRIVDEWLPLEEVKSGRLHVRLETLAPSPSAALLEQVLHTNSLLQPARGEELSAALLSVFVDRAADLPLRKGSKPPAAFASLAVRDVSVKTKTCTPTAEPVWDEGFSFLIKRPHVESLELQVKEEGGQLLGALSLPLTQLLASEGLVLDGWFLLARGGPSTQVLLRVQLGVLVSQQAETGASSVSPDGGDAAPKPAEADEEESGAGGLRQRLLPADSPPEPAEGPLGRLQLSLWYHGDERKLVAIVHACRKLKPVSKELPDPYVSLVLLPDRSRGTKRKTSVQKKTLNPDFNERFEWDMSLEEASRRKLEAHVKSTLSFMSREKEVLGKLHLDLAQVDLSKGGTHWYDLREERSSP, encoded by the exons Atggagcggcgcggcgcgggggct GCGGCGCTGGGCGCGCTGGGCCGGCGGCTGCTGTGGGCGCTGCCCGCGTACGCCgcggggctgctggggctgggcgcGGGCgcgctgctgctggccctggcGCTCTAcgcgggctggcggcggcggcggcgcgcccGGGAGCGCGGGATGCGGCTGGCCGCCCGCCTGCAGCACGACGAGGAGGCGGCCGtgcgcgccgccgccgcggggctggGCGCGGCCCGCGGAGAGCTGCCGGCCTGG GTGAGCTTCCCGGACGTGGAGAGGGCAGAATGGCTGAACAAG GTCCTGGCCCAGGCCTGGCCCTTCTTCGGGCAGTACATGGAGAAGCTGCTGGTGGAGAACATCGCTCCGTCCATCCGGGCCTCCAACACCCACCTCCAGACCTTCACCTTCACCAAGGTGGACATGGGCGAGAAG cctctccgGGTCCTGGGGGTCAGGGCTCACCCTGGCGCCCACAAGAAGCAGATCCTGCTCGACCTCAACATCAGGTGA CTACGTGGTGACGTCCAGATCGACGTGGAGGTGAAGAAGTTCTTCTGCAAGGCGGGGGTGAAGGGCATGCAG CTCCACGGGATGCTGCGGA ATCTGGAGCCCCTCCTTGGGGACGTCCCCATCGTGGGGGCCCTCACCATGTTCTTCATCCGGCGCCCG ACGTTGGACATCAACT ACGGGATGACCAACCTGCTGGACATCCCGGGGCTCAG ctcCATGTCGGACACGATGATCATGGACGCCATCTCCTCCTACCTCGTCCTGCCCAACCGCCTCCTGGTCCCGCTGGTGCCCAACCTGCACGAGGCCGCCCAGCTCCgctgccccctgccccgg gGCGTGGTGCGGGTGCACCTCCGGGGTGCCCGGGACCTGCGGTCGAAGGACCGGTTCATGGGGGGGCTGGTGGAGGGCAAGTCGGACCCCTACGCTGTCCTGCGCGTCGGCACCCAGGTCGTCACCAGCCGCGTCATCGACGACAATCTCAACCCCACCTGGAATGAGGTCTATGAG TTCATCGTGCACGAGGtgccagggcaggaggtggAGGTGGAGCTGTTCGACAAAGACCCCGACCAGGACGACCTCCTGGgcag GATGAAGCTGGATTTTGGGGAGGTGCTGAAGGCCCgggtgctggaggag TGGTTCCCGCTGCAGGAGGGGGGCCAGGGGCGGCTCCACCTGCGCCTGGAGTGGCTCTCGCTCATGTCCGACACCTCCAAACTGGAGCAG GTTTTGGAGAGGAACCGGGCGATCGTGACCAAACCCGATCCCCCATCAGCTGCCATCCTGGTCGTG AACCTGGACCGGGCTGAGGAGCTGCCC ATGAAGAAGACAGGCAAGGAGCCCAACCCCATGGTGCAGGTCTCAGTGCAGGATGTCACACGGGAGAgcaag GTGGTCTATAACACGACTGCTCCTGTCTGGGAAGATGCTTTCCGCTTCTTCCTGCACGACCCTGTGAACCAGGACGTGGACATCCAG GTGAAGGACGACCCCCGCCAGAGCACCCTGGGCTCCCTCTCGCTGCCCCTCGCCCGCCTGCTCGACGCCCCGGAGCTGACGCTGGACCAGCCCTTCCAGCTCCAGCACTCGGGGCCCGGCAGCCGCCTCTACATGAAGCTGGTTCTGCGG gtgcTCTATCTCGACGCCCCCGAGAACagtggccccacccctccccccccagggCAGCCGGACCCCCCGGCCAGCGCCGGCGGCACCCACCGGCCCACCCACGCCAGCCCCGACCACCGGTTCGGCACCGAG caAGTGCTGCGGATCCACCTCCTGGAGGCCGAGAACCTGATCGCCAAAGACAACTTCTTCAAGGGGGTGGTGCGGGGCCGCTCCGACCCCTACGCCAAGGTGCGGGTGGCCGGGAGGGTCTTCCGCAGCCGCGTCATCAAGGAGGACCTCAACCCCCGCTGGAACGAGGTCTACGAG gtGATCGTGGACAACGTCCCGGGGCAGGACGTGGAGTTTGACCTCTTCGACAAGGACATCGACAAGGACGACTTCCTGGGccg GTGCAAGGTGCCACTGAGGCAGGTGCTGGGCAACCGCATCGTGGATGAG TGGCTGCCCCTGGAGGAGGTGAAGTCGGGGCGGCTGCACGTGCGGCTGGAGAccctggcccccagccccagcgctgCCCTCCTTGAGCAG gtcCTACACACCAAcagcctcctgcagcctgcCCGGGGTGAGGAGCTCTCGGCCGCTCTCCTCTCCGTCTTCGTGGACCGAGCTGCCGACCTCCCG CTCCGGAAGGGCTCCAAGCCACCCGCCGCCTTCGCCAGCCTGGCCGTGCGCGACGTCTCCGTCAAGACCAAG ACCTGCACCCCGACTGCTGAGCCTGTGTGGGACGAAGGCTTCTCCTTCCTCATCAAGCGGCCCCACGTGGAGTCACTGGAGCTGCAG gtgaaggaggagggggggcaGCTCCTCGGCGCCCTCAGCCTGCCCCTGACCCAGCTCCTGGCCTCGGAGGGGCTGGTGCTGGACGGCTGGTTCCTGCTGGCCCGGGGGGGACCCAGCACCCAGGTCCTGCTGCGGGTGCAGCTGGGG gTCCTGGTGTCACAGCAGGCGGAGACGGGGGCCAGCAGCGTGTCCCCAGATGGGGGGGATGCTGCCCCAAAGCCCGCGGAGGCAGATGAGGAGgagagcggggccggggggctgcgcCAGCGCCTGCTTCCAGCTGACAG ccccccggaGCCGGCGGAGGGTCCCCTGGGCCGGCTGCAGCTCTCGCTCTGGTACCACGGGGATGAGCGCAAGCTGGTGGCCATCGTCCACGCCTGCAG gAAGCTGAAGCCGGTGTCGAAGGAGCTGCCCGACCCCTACGtgtccctggtgctgctgcccgACCGCAGCCGCGGCACCAAGAGGAAGACCAGCGTGCAGAAGAAGACCCTCAACCCTGACTTCAATGAGAG GTTTGAGTGGGACATGTCCCTCGAGGAAGCCTCGCGGCGCAAGCTGGAAGCTCATGTCAAATCCACCCTGTCCTTCATGTCGCGGGAAAaggaggtgctggggaag cTTCATCTGGACCTGGCGCAGGTGGATCTGTCCAAGGGGGGAACCCACTG gtATGACCTGCGGGAGGAGCGGAGCAGCCCCTAG